The following are encoded together in the Candidatus Thorarchaeota archaeon genome:
- a CDS encoding HD domain-containing protein yields the protein MDRLQLEELSSIVERVLCDSEHGAHTIDHVHRVYSIAMTIGKEMAVNSRVLAAAALLHDIGRPQEKTTGVSHSIVSGEMSRGILSRIGYSDTEVEQVVDAIRTHRFSEGLRPVTREGEILSDADRLDAMGAIGIYRAIAEAVASGRGIEGFLAHAEEKLLRLQEHMYTDTGKRMAAERHGLLVSFVNQLKAEYDQSTRPYGPTAAQGTTLSRSLRDSG from the coding sequence ATGGATAGATTGCAACTTGAGGAACTCAGTTCCATTGTCGAGCGTGTACTCTGTGACTCAGAGCATGGCGCACATACCATCGATCACGTACACCGTGTGTATTCAATCGCCATGACCATAGGCAAAGAGATGGCCGTGAACTCTCGGGTACTTGCTGCCGCTGCTCTGCTTCATGACATCGGCAGGCCGCAGGAGAAGACCACCGGAGTTTCCCACTCGATAGTCTCCGGAGAGATGAGCAGGGGGATATTGTCGCGAATAGGATACTCGGACACAGAAGTCGAGCAGGTCGTGGATGCAATTAGGACCCATCGGTTCAGCGAAGGACTTAGACCAGTCACGCGTGAGGGGGAGATTCTCAGCGATGCGGACAGACTAGATGCGATGGGGGCTATTGGCATCTACAGAGCAATTGCAGAAGCGGTGGCTTCAGGAAGAGGCATTGAAGGATTTCTGGCGCATGCAGAGGAGAAACTGCTCAGGCTTCAGGAGCATATGTACACCGACACAGGGAAGAGGATGGCAGCGGAACGCCATGGGCTACTTGTATCCTTTGTCAACCAGCTGAAAGCCGAATATGACCAGTCTACTCGCCCATACGGGCCAACAGCAGCTCAAGGTACGACTCTCTCACGGAGTCTGCGGGATTCAGGTTGA
- a CDS encoding DUF4129 domain-containing protein, with amino-acid sequence MISTVTADRRKAGITTVISSLILLMTVVWATTSFVLVQFTQPRTETPHEPLSDMMPWPYDIPWAGGRSNWFENVNYTDLPLDQQLPEDLLQQLENIVFYVAPQDPPQLWRTGAYDAYDGSRWTKTLESRRDLNSAELVSRSYAESLGNQIYTVIVNVTAGPVVGDIELPVLFPQTLIVEDSFRTGSIVGGSFQYDSESRLINYGLKSDEYGTVLFSPLLQAPTGSSVLVSYEVTYVNQDLSSVAASALPGSNAPSEIRDMYGLPALSGVSLTPAVIGNITQFQGSGSNAYETAMIVSNHFQTAYDLILSDPEVFERPSSGQEVTDWFLARNGGLPMDFATAYCVFMRYLGIPARLAMGYAIGDPEGEYRTVRVRHMMFWAEVYIPMSGSEAGTWIQVLPMALPDDMGGSEIPENTDPGSVQLWVWHSEVGTGWIRVGDQFEVYASIIFNGMPVATGDTLIFRDVTDNRLMGSAEINPTTRVATLYYSFPSSASAGLHNLSCVYHAASFDVYNFTLIYAVASPDPLAMPAETISFAPSEVVDMNLKLGLDDYIAYWDDIIHVHGLMTVGGNPVDGSTLVNNQMQIMWDESWIGNATILSDGTYEFDISVNPVSSRMTLGYHLVWSSYAGEYQGSIPVLLPARSADNSTVEVWGKARVQLWVAPTEASRGSTLHYQGRLRLLNGTYLASQPIGLFFDETKFDTVLTNSTGGFVTDYVVPTSTTIGFHTAIANWTPFFIQRVIGNWSNSVDVEIVMQSAQLSINSTPSSPEVVHFLEDIVIEGRLTDELNGSGISAKTVHIWWNEGGNLTYLGNTTTNAYGDYQFVYTVPIGYIGSVSYWSEWISDVPNYDGATSPVLSIFVTNYMTNLTIFSDSSYYHLNETAHIWGFLTFENGTPISSRNVSVYWLNSTTLLSFNTTTNGLGRYDLFYPLSLSDGPDTVQVAAHFVSWTPLYNDSSALLAPPLTLQLYQMDLTASLDNTLYHLDEVIHVSGTLSFVQNGAPIAGATVWVHYQDSALNLQVFQRTTNGLGQYSLYYNCTTADPLGTVRIWVTYSATNPLWDNGQSDNQTATLILYALTLTTSTNSTSYHLNETVLVYGVLTFTHNSTPIQGAVVTVYWRWDNGTVHSYLTNPTNATGHFTFYYNLSVSSDRAGTVTIWAAYNSTAPLWADADSYPGVTVSLVLYAVELSVVSPGSVYLDESLVIEGTLTYQGGQPPIVAELVRLFLLEGPDWVLIHQMPTNATGGFRYVYTFTPTTQGPGMYQFKWNYSSSDPLRSSAETPFSVNALRHDVNMEFSVYPLTTYLNQSLLLYVRLYFDNGSALSDANFSVFWSNHTHDLVILVGTTNSTGEWEYLYTGFRLHTDLSPSLYVEFDGSPILENNRSDDIGVSLERWQTLITGLDTGGVTSIYVTQTLYISGVLWYDLPITDIPYGDAQVVILLDGSPIGITSSLGDGSFEYAWLVPQNLSTLGVHQISAAYVSSFNWIASYTSSSIGVNITAYVLTWVVNSPSIVYRGEDLVVTGTLSLDNGTSLVGYTVWLVLAGEYVTGNVTGGGGAFLLSYIVPWNRVVGPASLFVEFDDPGGVPFWNMASDEQSVTLRDLINIDLDPQSVYVVNHGSSLTVSGRVTNGGGNVAGVPLVVFVDVAPGSTTFYSQSDGTFSIDLYVEYGLPVGTYTLSVTVDSPYYDILGENETWSVRLHLTTVITISITIPQDVMPGEEIVVLVSLVDEYGAPVNGAVEFSVGSVVINTSSIFAAVPTAVRLTIPVSWSGGSGHFAVAVTYNGSDYIDGDSAQTVSTFHIFADAVFTVTSPAAVQLTTQPLVVNGILKDDLGNPIVGRRVYVRVGETDVYSALTDLSGRFSCVIDASPAAGTYTYTLSIAGANEHQAGPFTVMIQTNTGGNMQLQELLIPLIAVAAAAVSVLLYLYYVRGLGRRATRTTGVDIRDKLRNIRKLADSGKYSAAITLAYRTFEQMCGMKMGSERLSSETSREYVERVLKAIPLDGAAVEEFMQSYEEARFSRHEIPREQCERAIKTFTDLYPRVDTGVMTK; translated from the coding sequence TTGATTTCAACTGTTACCGCAGACAGAAGAAAGGCTGGCATCACAACAGTAATCAGCTCCCTTATCCTTCTCATGACAGTGGTATGGGCCACGACTTCGTTTGTGCTAGTGCAGTTCACTCAGCCGCGCACTGAGACGCCCCACGAACCTCTCTCGGATATGATGCCATGGCCATATGACATACCTTGGGCCGGTGGGCGCTCAAACTGGTTTGAGAATGTGAACTACACAGACCTTCCCTTGGATCAGCAACTGCCTGAGGACCTCCTTCAACAGCTTGAGAACATAGTCTTCTATGTTGCGCCTCAGGACCCTCCCCAACTGTGGCGTACTGGTGCATACGACGCATATGATGGGTCACGATGGACCAAGACCTTGGAGAGCAGAAGAGACCTGAACTCTGCCGAGCTCGTGTCTAGATCCTACGCGGAGTCTCTCGGCAACCAGATTTACACTGTCATAGTCAATGTGACAGCGGGCCCAGTAGTGGGCGACATCGAGCTACCTGTTCTCTTTCCACAGACCCTGATTGTTGAGGACTCTTTCCGTACAGGCTCCATAGTCGGTGGTTCGTTCCAATATGACAGCGAGAGTCGACTGATCAACTATGGTCTGAAATCAGACGAGTATGGAACGGTCCTATTCAGCCCACTTCTACAGGCTCCAACGGGCTCGAGTGTCTTGGTCAGCTATGAGGTCACGTATGTCAACCAGGACCTCTCTAGTGTGGCTGCCTCTGCTCTGCCAGGTTCTAATGCACCATCCGAGATTCGTGACATGTATGGTCTTCCTGCTCTGAGTGGGGTCTCACTCACCCCTGCGGTGATTGGTAACATAACTCAGTTCCAAGGCAGCGGAAGCAATGCTTATGAAACCGCGATGATTGTGAGTAACCATTTCCAGACTGCTTATGATCTCATTCTCAGTGATCCGGAAGTCTTCGAGCGTCCTTCTAGTGGCCAAGAGGTGACAGACTGGTTCCTTGCACGGAATGGTGGGTTACCAATGGACTTTGCCACGGCCTATTGCGTCTTCATGAGGTACTTGGGCATACCTGCGCGACTGGCTATGGGATATGCCATTGGAGACCCTGAGGGAGAGTACAGGACCGTCCGAGTCAGACACATGATGTTTTGGGCGGAGGTCTACATTCCAATGAGTGGATCCGAGGCAGGCACATGGATACAAGTCCTGCCAATGGCTCTTCCCGATGACATGGGCGGATCTGAGATTCCTGAGAACACTGACCCCGGAAGCGTGCAGCTATGGGTCTGGCATAGCGAGGTAGGTACAGGATGGATCCGAGTAGGGGATCAGTTCGAGGTGTACGCATCCATCATCTTCAATGGTATGCCTGTGGCGACGGGCGACACACTCATCTTCCGAGACGTGACCGACAACCGATTGATGGGGTCTGCAGAAATCAACCCGACGACACGTGTTGCAACGCTGTACTACTCCTTCCCCTCCAGTGCCAGTGCTGGGTTGCATAACCTTAGTTGTGTCTACCATGCAGCCAGCTTCGATGTGTACAACTTCACCCTGATTTATGCGGTTGCAAGCCCCGACCCACTTGCTATGCCAGCAGAGACTATCAGCTTTGCACCAAGTGAAGTCGTCGACATGAACCTCAAGCTCGGTTTGGACGACTACATCGCATATTGGGATGACATAATCCACGTTCATGGGCTGATGACTGTCGGTGGCAACCCAGTTGACGGTTCAACCCTCGTCAACAATCAGATGCAGATAATGTGGGACGAGAGCTGGATTGGCAATGCCACGATTCTTAGCGACGGGACCTATGAGTTTGATATCTCTGTCAACCCCGTTAGCTCCAGAATGACACTGGGATACCACTTGGTATGGTCCAGTTATGCTGGGGAGTACCAAGGTTCTATCCCTGTGCTGCTACCTGCCCGGTCCGCAGACAACTCAACGGTCGAGGTCTGGGGCAAGGCTCGGGTCCAGCTGTGGGTCGCCCCCACAGAGGCCTCCCGCGGCTCCACCCTTCACTATCAGGGGCGTTTGCGTCTGCTCAACGGAACCTATCTGGCCTCGCAGCCGATTGGGCTGTTCTTCGATGAGACCAAGTTTGATACCGTGCTGACCAACTCAACAGGCGGCTTTGTAACTGACTATGTTGTACCCACCTCAACGACAATTGGTTTCCATACTGCAATCGCCAATTGGACTCCTTTTTTCATTCAGCGAGTAATAGGTAACTGGAGCAACTCCGTCGATGTAGAGATTGTGATGCAGTCCGCTCAGCTCTCAATCAACTCCACGCCCTCCAGTCCTGAGGTTGTTCACTTCCTGGAGGACATCGTGATTGAAGGTCGGCTCACAGACGAGCTCAACGGGTCTGGAATAAGTGCGAAGACGGTCCACATATGGTGGAATGAGGGCGGCAACTTGACATACCTCGGGAACACTACGACGAATGCATATGGCGACTACCAGTTTGTATACACTGTTCCCATTGGGTACATCGGTTCAGTTTCCTATTGGTCTGAGTGGATCTCTGATGTGCCTAATTATGATGGCGCAACATCACCGGTCCTGTCCATCTTTGTGACAAACTACATGACCAACCTGACCATCTTCTCCGACTCCTCCTACTATCATCTAAACGAGACCGCCCATATCTGGGGCTTCTTGACCTTCGAGAATGGGACACCGATTTCAAGCCGGAATGTCTCCGTCTACTGGCTCAACTCGACCACTCTGCTCTCCTTCAATACAACGACCAATGGCCTTGGCCGGTACGACTTGTTCTATCCACTGTCTCTGAGTGATGGTCCTGACACCGTCCAGGTCGCTGCCCATTTTGTGTCATGGACCCCGCTGTACAACGACTCCAGTGCATTGCTTGCTCCCCCTCTCACACTCCAGTTGTACCAGATGGACCTCACAGCTTCACTGGACAACACTCTCTATCATCTTGACGAGGTCATCCATGTCTCAGGAACACTGTCCTTTGTTCAGAACGGGGCACCGATTGCAGGGGCGACAGTGTGGGTTCATTATCAAGACAGTGCGCTGAATCTTCAGGTGTTTCAGAGGACTACAAACGGACTGGGTCAGTACTCTCTCTACTACAACTGCACGACTGCTGACCCCCTTGGAACGGTCCGCATCTGGGTCACATACTCTGCTACGAACCCGCTCTGGGACAATGGTCAATCTGACAATCAGACTGCCACCCTGATACTGTACGCTCTGACGCTCACGACGTCAACGAACTCGACTTCCTACCATCTTAATGAGACCGTATTGGTCTACGGAGTACTGACATTCACACACAACAGCACACCCATTCAAGGAGCAGTCGTCACGGTCTATTGGAGATGGGACAACGGGACTGTGCACAGCTATCTTACAAACCCGACCAATGCCACCGGACACTTCACATTCTACTACAACCTGTCCGTGTCCAGCGACCGAGCAGGCACTGTCACAATATGGGCAGCATACAACTCCACAGCCCCTCTCTGGGCAGACGCGGACTCCTATCCGGGGGTCACAGTGAGCCTCGTTCTCTATGCGGTCGAGCTGAGTGTTGTGTCACCCGGGTCTGTCTACTTGGACGAGAGCCTAGTGATTGAGGGCACCCTGACGTATCAGGGTGGTCAACCTCCCATCGTGGCTGAGCTTGTCAGGCTGTTCTTGCTTGAAGGTCCTGACTGGGTATTGATTCACCAGATGCCGACAAATGCCACAGGGGGATTCAGGTATGTATACACTTTCACGCCAACTACACAAGGACCGGGCATGTACCAGTTCAAGTGGAACTACTCATCTAGCGATCCCCTGAGAAGCAGTGCAGAGACTCCCTTTTCGGTCAATGCCCTCAGACATGATGTGAACATGGAGTTCTCGGTATATCCTCTTACCACATACCTGAACCAGTCACTCCTACTCTATGTCCGCCTGTACTTTGACAACGGCTCTGCGTTGAGTGATGCCAACTTCTCTGTATTCTGGAGCAATCATACTCATGACTTGGTCATTCTGGTCGGGACTACGAACTCGACTGGTGAGTGGGAGTATCTGTACACGGGGTTCCGGCTCCACACTGACCTATCGCCGAGTCTGTATGTGGAGTTCGATGGCTCCCCAATCCTTGAGAACAACCGGTCAGACGACATTGGAGTGAGCTTGGAGCGTTGGCAGACGCTGATAACAGGACTTGATACAGGTGGCGTCACCAGCATCTATGTCACCCAGACACTATACATCAGCGGTGTTCTGTGGTATGACCTGCCTATCACGGATATCCCCTACGGAGATGCACAGGTGGTCATACTACTTGATGGGTCTCCTATTGGCATCACATCCTCTCTAGGTGACGGTTCATTCGAGTACGCTTGGCTTGTGCCACAGAACCTCTCCACCCTAGGAGTTCACCAGATCTCGGCAGCCTATGTTTCATCATTCAACTGGATTGCCAGTTACACAAGCAGTTCAATCGGCGTGAACATCACGGCATACGTGCTGACCTGGGTTGTCAACAGTCCTTCAATTGTCTATCGTGGCGAAGACTTGGTTGTGACGGGCACATTATCTCTTGACAATGGGACCTCTCTAGTCGGCTATACCGTCTGGCTTGTTCTCGCTGGAGAATACGTGACGGGCAATGTGACTGGCGGCGGAGGCGCATTCTTGCTCTCATACATTGTGCCTTGGAATCGGGTTGTCGGCCCTGCCTCACTCTTTGTCGAGTTCGATGACCCGGGTGGTGTTCCATTCTGGAACATGGCATCTGACGAGCAGTCCGTGACCTTGAGAGACCTGATCAATATCGACTTGGACCCTCAGAGCGTATATGTCGTCAACCATGGCAGCTCCCTGACTGTCAGCGGCCGGGTCACGAATGGAGGCGGCAATGTCGCCGGAGTACCTCTGGTGGTCTTTGTCGATGTTGCCCCCGGCAGTACGACATTCTACAGTCAATCGGATGGCACCTTCTCTATTGACCTCTACGTCGAGTACGGTTTGCCAGTCGGTACATACACATTGAGCGTCACCGTGGACAGTCCCTATTACGATATCCTAGGAGAGAACGAGACATGGTCTGTCCGTCTTCATCTGACCACGGTGATTACGATCTCTATTACTATCCCTCAAGACGTCATGCCCGGTGAGGAGATAGTAGTCCTTGTGAGTCTTGTTGATGAGTATGGCGCTCCTGTCAATGGAGCGGTCGAATTCTCAGTCGGCAGTGTCGTGATTAACACTTCCAGCATCTTTGCGGCAGTACCTACTGCCGTGAGACTGACCATTCCCGTGTCATGGTCTGGGGGTAGCGGCCACTTTGCAGTGGCTGTGACATACAATGGCAGTGACTACATTGATGGAGACAGCGCTCAGACTGTATCGACCTTTCACATATTTGCGGATGCGGTCTTCACGGTGACCAGCCCAGCAGCAGTTCAACTCACAACACAACCTCTGGTCGTCAACGGCATCCTGAAGGATGATCTTGGCAATCCGATAGTTGGTCGTCGCGTATACGTCCGTGTGGGTGAAACGGATGTGTACAGTGCCCTGACGGACCTGTCTGGTCGCTTCTCATGTGTCATCGATGCGAGCCCGGCAGCAGGTACGTACACTTATACGCTCTCGATTGCTGGAGCGAACGAGCATCAAGCTGGCCCGTTCACAGTCATGATTCAGACAAACACAGGTGGTAACATGCAACTCCAAGAACTTCTCATACCGCTGATAGCAGTGGCTGCTGCTGCGGTATCTGTACTTCTTTACTTGTACTATGTCCGTGGTCTGGGCAGAAGAGCCACTCGGACCACAGGTGTTGACATCAGGGACAAGCTCAGAAACATCAGAAAACTCGCAGACTCCGGAAAATACTCTGCAGCAATCACTCTTGCCTACCGGACCTTCGAACAGATGTGCGGGATGAAGATGGGGTCCGAACGCCTCAGTTCTGAGACATCGCGCGAGTATGTCGAGCGCGTCCTCAAAGCCATCCCACTCGACGGGGCTGCTGTGGAGGAGTTCATGCAGAGCTATGAGGAAGCACGCTTCTCACGCCACGAGATACCGCGAGAGCAGTGTGAGCGGGCCATCAAGACCTTCACAGACCTGTACCCTCGCGTCGATACTGGTGTGATGACCAAGTAG
- a CDS encoding MoxR family ATPase, producing the protein MSIPEVHELTSEIVRECQRVIVGKTDALRDTLIAFLSNGHVVLEGVPGLAKTYMARTFASILGCAFKRIQLTVDTLPGDILGGNVFNQASGEFYFRKGPVFANLVLADEINRCPPKSQSALLEVMEERQVSIEGVTRKLPNPFLIIATQNPIEQEGTYPLPEAQLDRFMFRLILDYPTDSEESEVIRRKHLGEATDLRVLANPETIVRMQDACKTVYLDEDVINYIRDIIVRTRNDPQILLGGSPRASLVLMSASKTRAAMHGRDYVIPEDVRRLTVQTLNHRLMLKPEAELEGLSIERVISKILGEVDCPK; encoded by the coding sequence ATGAGCATCCCTGAGGTGCACGAACTGACCTCGGAAATAGTGCGCGAGTGTCAGCGAGTCATCGTCGGCAAGACTGATGCGCTGAGGGACACGCTCATTGCATTCCTGTCAAACGGACATGTGGTACTAGAGGGAGTGCCAGGCCTTGCTAAGACCTACATGGCACGCACCTTTGCTTCTATTCTGGGCTGCGCATTCAAGCGAATTCAGCTCACTGTCGACACCCTGCCAGGTGACATACTTGGAGGAAACGTCTTCAACCAAGCGAGTGGCGAGTTTTACTTCCGCAAGGGTCCCGTATTCGCCAATCTTGTACTTGCTGACGAGATCAACCGTTGTCCGCCGAAGTCACAGAGTGCTCTCCTTGAGGTAATGGAGGAGCGCCAAGTGTCTATTGAAGGTGTGACCCGGAAGCTGCCTAACCCGTTCCTGATCATTGCCACCCAGAATCCAATAGAACAGGAGGGCACATATCCTCTTCCGGAGGCACAGCTCGACCGTTTCATGTTCAGACTGATACTGGACTATCCTACTGACAGTGAGGAGTCCGAGGTCATACGTCGTAAACACCTTGGGGAGGCAACGGACCTCAGAGTGTTGGCCAACCCCGAGACGATAGTGCGAATGCAGGATGCATGTAAGACGGTATACTTGGATGAGGACGTCATAAACTACATTCGGGACATAATAGTCCGCACGAGAAACGATCCTCAGATTCTCTTGGGTGGCTCGCCACGAGCTTCTCTGGTCCTGATGAGCGCTTCAAAGACGCGGGCTGCAATGCATGGTCGCGACTACGTGATTCCAGAGGATGTCCGCAGACTGACTGTCCAGACCCTGAACCACAGGCTCATGCTAAAACCAGAGGCCGAGCTCGAAGGACTGTCAATCGAACGGGTCATCTCAAAGATCCTAGGAGAGGTTGATTGCCCCAAGTAG
- a CDS encoding DUF58 domain-containing protein: protein MITQRGFAMAFAGIFLLTSGFAYTNFYLTTLGVYLIVGLVVTLPLFALTANISGIEVQRRVDKTKVFSGDFLRVQVRVKNTSRRHFDFIEVWDQFPETWVLAIGENSIASRIEPGGSITFSYIVQVRMRGRYYLGPTEVIMRDRVGLHYYKREVEAKTEILVYPTWKDVRRMESLGKQRQLGLMYGAHRAKVVGMGTDFAGFRDYIPGDAFRLIDWKATAKHGDMMVRQFEMEKNIQIVCMVDTSGSMGNGYPENTKLEYAIRAAVLLSYMGLERKDLLGTCVFSDFVHSFVPPGSNPSHMYDILESLAMASPGGWSDYETAVSHVVRQLTKRTLFIFLTDLEESPAPLINAMKTVVANGHRAQIISPFGPWFEAPVGQFGPVEKVLAEAVSEELWERRAKIARALARFNIPVVNVGPEDFLPTIIRQYNLAKQKGVAMQ from the coding sequence GTGATCACACAGAGAGGCTTTGCAATGGCCTTCGCAGGGATATTCCTGCTCACCAGTGGGTTTGCCTACACCAACTTCTACCTCACGACACTGGGTGTCTATCTCATCGTTGGCCTTGTAGTCACACTGCCTCTCTTTGCTCTGACCGCGAACATCTCCGGAATTGAGGTTCAGCGTCGGGTTGACAAGACAAAGGTCTTCTCAGGGGACTTTCTGCGGGTACAGGTGAGGGTGAAGAACACCTCTCGTCGTCACTTTGACTTCATAGAGGTCTGGGATCAGTTCCCAGAAACCTGGGTCCTGGCAATCGGCGAGAACTCTATCGCCTCAAGGATTGAGCCGGGCGGCAGCATCACTTTCTCCTACATAGTGCAGGTGCGTATGAGGGGGCGCTACTACCTAGGTCCGACGGAAGTCATCATGCGTGACAGAGTGGGCCTCCATTACTATAAGCGTGAGGTCGAGGCGAAGACCGAGATCTTGGTCTATCCCACATGGAAGGACGTTCGAAGAATGGAGTCACTTGGGAAGCAGCGCCAGCTGGGACTGATGTATGGTGCTCATCGGGCCAAGGTCGTCGGAATGGGTACCGACTTTGCAGGGTTCAGAGACTACATCCCAGGCGATGCCTTTCGACTCATAGACTGGAAGGCCACTGCTAAGCATGGGGACATGATGGTTCGGCAATTCGAGATGGAAAAGAACATCCAGATTGTCTGTATGGTGGACACGTCCGGCAGCATGGGGAACGGTTATCCAGAGAACACTAAGCTGGAGTACGCAATCAGAGCTGCAGTCCTCCTGTCGTACATGGGGCTTGAGAGAAAAGACCTACTGGGCACATGTGTGTTCTCTGACTTTGTGCACTCCTTCGTTCCACCGGGTTCAAACCCAAGTCACATGTATGACATCCTCGAGTCTCTTGCAATGGCATCACCGGGTGGCTGGAGCGATTATGAGACCGCAGTCAGTCATGTCGTCCGCCAGCTGACGAAACGTACTCTGTTCATATTCCTCACTGACCTTGAGGAGAGTCCAGCTCCGTTGATCAACGCAATGAAGACAGTCGTGGCAAATGGTCACCGGGCCCAGATCATAAGTCCCTTCGGACCTTGGTTCGAAGCACCCGTGGGTCAGTTTGGTCCTGTCGAGAAAGTGCTAGCCGAAGCGGTTTCGGAGGAGCTCTGGGAACGACGAGCGAAGATAGCTCGTGCCCTTGCAAGGTTCAACATTCCCGTGGTCAATGTGGGTCCTGAAGACTTCCTGCCAACGATAATCCGCCAGTACAATCTTGCGAAACAGAAAGGAGTGGCGATGCAATGA